Proteins from a single region of Trichoplusia ni isolate ovarian cell line Hi5 chromosome 3, tn1, whole genome shotgun sequence:
- the LOC113492398 gene encoding uncharacterized protein LOC113492398, translated as MPCPVLTLSVLLIPSVVTYIPSINYTWLQFNGKYDAIVGISVDDTPVCTGILVNKYSVITAANPIYIHVKYYNPIIKKLYVHAIDGAFFKAVVHEVERITYQSRRGSFWRPFGFDSKHSPIHDIVVLSLLVPMETFTEVILLDHTHRFGGFTTIREIPFPKHASRHYGMRPVIGVKTFEPHGWFSIAGHGFIDKAHVRQNIELEVVDYEVGNVLIDCDDWIPRGWGHFICLLNIEKFVGITAGSALFYNRRFIGIGSFAVFRGNESILLFTDLRKYHGMKGWRGYIDILEDHTELSFNPDDATPRSDWYYMPHLAKLEGKHKINTKPYPKYHRGFYFYL; from the coding sequence ATGCCATGCCCAGTTTTGACGCTATCAGTTCTCCTGATCCCGAGTGTCGTGACTTATATTCCATCAATAAACTACACATGGCTACAATTCAATGGTAAATATGATGCGATCGTCGGAATATCTGTGGATGATACACCAGTATGCACCGGTATATTAGTCAATAAATATTCAGTAATAACTGCAGCGAACCCCATTTATATACACGTGAAGTACTACAAtcctataataaaaaagttgtacGTGCACGCGATAGACGGTGCCTTCTTCAAGGCTGTGGTTCATGAAGTCGAGAGAATCACATATCAATCGCGAAGGGGTAGTTTCTGGCGCCCATTTGGCTTTGACAGTAAACACTCGCCAATACACGACATTGTTGTACTGAGCTTGCTCGTACCTATGGAAACTTTTACCGAAGTCATACTCTTGGATCATACGCATCGTTTTGGGGGTTTTACGACTATCAGAGAAATTCCCTTCCCAAAACACGCAAGTCGTCATTATGGTATGAGACCAGTAATAGGGGTGAAAACCTTTGAACCACACGGCTGGTTCTCTATAGCCGGACATGGTTTCATCGACAAGGCACATGTGAGACAAAACATTGAACTAGAAGTGGTTGATTATGAAGTGGGAAACGTACTAATAGATTGCGACGACTGGATCCCGAGAGGTTGGGGGCATTTCATCTGTTTGCTGAACATTGAAAAGTTCGTCGGTATTACAGCGGGCAGCGCTTTATTCTACAACCGAAGATTCATTGGCATAGGATCATTTGCAGTGTTTAGGGGCAAcgaaagtatattattattcactgACTTAAGAAAATATCACGGTATGAAAGGCTGGAGAGGTTATATTGACATCTTGGAAGACCACACTGAGCTGAGCTTCAACCCTGATGACGCGACACCGCGCTCCGATTGGTACTACATGCCGCATCTTGCGAAATTGGAgggaaaacataaaataaatacaaagccTTACCCCAAATATCATAGGGGTTTCTATTTCTATCTATGA